The following proteins are encoded in a genomic region of Candidatus Stygibacter australis:
- a CDS encoding C4-type zinc ribbon domain-containing protein: protein MRKDLEVLIEMQKCDDEITKLQVLIENLPKQLSNLKTNLAEAQLELKNLKEEIENNKKEQDKRELLIRSNKDMMGKYQNQLLTIQTNKEYKALNKEVSHLEKKNEELEDEIVELMESQEDLRTNQQEAEKNLKSAEQELAANEHRLENEIAEVNKSMEVIRAERKELARGLPVPIVKKYVTLIKNRHRKALVYNSGNTCGGCGFMIRPQVMVELHEGEKLIFCESCSRIIVLNKED from the coding sequence ATGCGTAAAGATTTAGAAGTTTTGATTGAGATGCAAAAGTGTGATGATGAGATCACTAAATTACAGGTATTAATAGAAAATCTGCCTAAGCAATTAAGCAATTTAAAGACAAATTTAGCGGAAGCTCAATTAGAGCTGAAAAACCTGAAAGAAGAAATAGAAAATAACAAGAAAGAACAGGATAAGCGTGAACTTTTGATTCGCAGTAATAAAGACATGATGGGAAAATATCAAAATCAGTTATTGACAATTCAAACTAATAAGGAATACAAAGCTTTAAATAAAGAAGTCAGTCATTTGGAAAAGAAGAACGAAGAGCTGGAAGATGAAATTGTAGAATTAATGGAGAGCCAGGAAGATTTACGGACTAATCAGCAGGAAGCCGAAAAGAACTTGAAATCTGCTGAACAGGAACTGGCTGCGAATGAACATCGTCTGGAAAATGAGATAGCTGAAGTGAATAAGAGTATGGAAGTAATTCGGGCAGAACGCAAAGAGCTTGCCAGGGGTCTTCCCGTGCCGATAGTAAAAAAATATGTAACCTTGATAAAAAATAGACATAGGAAAGCATTAGTATATAATTCGGGAAATACCTGCGGAGGATGTGGGTTTATGATACGTCCTCAGGTGATGGTTGAGCTTCATGAAGGAGAAAAGTTAATTTTCTGTGAAAGCTGCAGCCGTATAATTGTGTTAAATAAAGAAGATTGA
- a CDS encoding adenosine-specific kinase codes for MKTIIEPIKVPEDYNIIFGMSHFIKTVEDLYEALVNCVPGIQFGLAFNEASGPCLIRKEGTDPELIEMAMQNQKRLLAGHTFLIILKNAFPINVLPAIKDCREVVSIFCATANPVQVILAETEQGRAVLGVIDGYSPKGVELDSDVTRRKQFLRNIGYKRSQ; via the coding sequence ATGAAGACGATTATCGAACCGATAAAAGTGCCTGAGGATTATAATATCATTTTTGGTATGTCACACTTTATCAAAACCGTAGAAGACCTCTATGAAGCTCTTGTGAACTGCGTTCCTGGTATTCAATTTGGTCTTGCCTTTAATGAAGCCTCCGGTCCCTGCCTCATCCGTAAGGAAGGAACCGATCCTGAACTGATTGAAATGGCAATGCAAAATCAAAAAAGATTACTGGCTGGTCACACATTCCTGATCATTCTCAAAAATGCTTTTCCCATTAATGTTCTCCCGGCGATAAAAGATTGCCGTGAAGTTGTTTCCATTTTTTGTGCCACAGCCAATCCCGTTCAGGTCATCCTGGCAGAAACTGAACAGGGAAGAGCTGTCCTTGGTGTAATTGACGGATACTCCCCCAAAGGCGTAGAGCTTGATAGTGATGTAACCCGGAGAAAACAATTCCTGCGTAATATCGGCTATAAAAGGTCACAATAA
- the nadC gene encoding carboxylating nicotinate-nucleotide diphosphorylase, with protein sequence MNTEELIRLSLEEDICHGDITTDSLKLEDKHLAARLIAKEKGVIAGLDVFCKTFALVDSRTEIERLRVDGDEVEKGDVLCLLSGSSASMLKAERVALNFLQRLSGIATQTAAMVAKIGDNRAKLLDTRKTTPLLRQLEKYAVRTGGGYNHRFGLYDMLMLKENHILSAGSISKAVELVRKNDTSHKLEVEVTNLQELLEAVSCGVDRVMLDNMSLDDMKQAVTEFHGKVELEASGNVSLSTISQIAETGVDFISSGSMTHSYKSLDISLIFEEVK encoded by the coding sequence ATGAATACTGAAGAATTAATTCGGTTAAGTCTGGAAGAAGACATTTGTCATGGTGATATCACCACTGATAGTCTAAAGCTTGAAGACAAGCATCTTGCAGCCAGATTAATTGCCAAAGAAAAGGGCGTGATTGCCGGTTTGGATGTTTTTTGCAAGACCTTTGCCCTGGTAGATAGCAGAACAGAGATAGAGCGTCTGAGAGTAGATGGTGATGAAGTGGAAAAGGGAGATGTACTCTGCTTATTGTCAGGCTCATCAGCTTCAATGTTAAAAGCAGAACGTGTAGCCTTGAACTTTTTGCAAAGATTAAGTGGAATCGCTACTCAAACCGCTGCAATGGTAGCCAAGATTGGTGATAACCGGGCAAAATTGCTTGATACCCGAAAAACCACTCCTCTGTTGCGTCAGTTGGAAAAATATGCCGTCAGAACAGGAGGTGGCTATAATCACCGGTTTGGTTTATATGATATGCTGATGCTTAAGGAAAACCACATATTATCTGCAGGTTCCATCAGCAAAGCCGTGGAGTTGGTTCGCAAAAACGATACCAGCCATAAGCTGGAAGTGGAAGTAACAAATCTTCAGGAACTGCTGGAAGCCGTTTCCTGTGGTGTGGATAGGGTGATGCTTGATAATATGAGCCTTGATGATATGAAGCAGGCGGTGACGGAATTTCATGGCAAAGTGGAACTTGAGGCATCTGGAAATGTTAGCTTATCCACAATATCCCAGATAGCAGAGACTGGAGTAGATTTTATCTCCAGTGGTTCTATGACCCATTCTTACAAATCATTGGATATCAGTTTGATATTTGAGGAGGTCAAATAA
- the lnt gene encoding apolipoprotein N-acyltransferase, with protein sequence MKNIQINKILLLPFLAALLTGIARLPIHLGFISYCGFIPLLFFFDRKPSYRVINQGAFVFSFVYTITALHWITLVTLPGFVGMILLFYLYFLIIFHLNNVIWIRNHKFRFLGFLLLWLAFEHLLNYGQFSFPWFYTGYSLADYNILLQPAEIGGVTLISLYVILTNILIYQFVVIGKKSPIIWLLAIHLIWVGYSNWRYHTIKLENTHRRAGIVQISIPQNLKWKSAYRDTTFNLYDEYIGKLSDETDMAILPESAIPGYVMRRFVFKNFVNRMVKKHKKAIFTGFPDYIYDAENDEALYYNSCNLFDSTGYAYKPYYKKILVPFGERIPLLNVMPVLNRVELGQANWEYGKELRYYEYEGLKFTPQICFEVAFPDINVQMASNDPVFIVNLTNDAWFYHSAGTYQHAMMTRFRAIETRTQYFRSANTGISLIVNPRGDILAKTDIFTRETIEADIYDYQGKSLFVRYFHIFPNILIGLLVLLLLWSLIKKD encoded by the coding sequence ATGAAAAATATTCAAATTAATAAAATACTGCTGCTGCCATTTCTTGCTGCACTTTTAACAGGAATTGCCAGACTACCAATTCATTTGGGATTTATCAGTTACTGCGGTTTTATACCTCTGCTGTTCTTTTTTGACCGTAAGCCGAGTTATCGGGTGATTAACCAGGGAGCATTTGTATTTAGCTTTGTTTATACCATAACTGCTCTCCACTGGATAACACTGGTTACATTACCTGGTTTTGTGGGCATGATTCTTCTTTTCTATCTTTATTTCTTGATCATTTTTCATTTGAATAATGTTATCTGGATAAGAAATCACAAGTTTCGCTTTCTGGGTTTTCTCCTGCTCTGGCTGGCTTTTGAGCATCTCCTGAACTATGGTCAGTTCAGCTTCCCATGGTTCTATACTGGTTATTCACTGGCTGATTACAATATCCTCCTGCAACCTGCAGAAATTGGCGGTGTGACCCTGATATCACTCTACGTTATACTCACAAATATATTGATATATCAATTTGTAGTAATAGGCAAAAAAAGCCCAATTATCTGGCTGCTGGCAATTCATCTTATCTGGGTGGGATATTCAAATTGGCGTTATCATACCATCAAACTTGAAAACACTCATCGCAGAGCGGGAATTGTCCAGATAAGTATTCCGCAGAATTTAAAGTGGAAAAGTGCTTACAGGGATACCACATTTAATCTTTATGATGAATATATCGGTAAATTATCAGATGAAACTGACATGGCGATATTACCTGAATCAGCAATCCCAGGCTATGTTATGCGCCGTTTCGTATTCAAAAATTTTGTTAATAGAATGGTAAAAAAGCATAAAAAAGCTATTTTCACGGGATTTCCCGATTATATTTATGATGCTGAAAATGATGAAGCTCTATATTATAATTCCTGCAACCTATTTGATTCCACTGGATACGCCTATAAACCCTATTACAAAAAAATACTGGTGCCCTTTGGTGAGAGAATTCCTCTTTTGAATGTGATGCCGGTGCTAAATAGAGTTGAATTGGGTCAGGCAAACTGGGAATATGGCAAAGAATTAAGATATTATGAATATGAGGGTTTGAAATTCACTCCCCAGATCTGTTTTGAAGTTGCTTTTCCTGATATTAATGTTCAGATGGCATCCAATGACCCGGTATTTATAGTTAATCTTACAAATGATGCCTGGTTCTATCATTCTGCCGGTACATATCAACATGCAATGATGACCAGATTCCGGGCAATTGAAACTAGAACTCAGTATTTTCGCTCTGCTAATACAGGTATTTCTCTAATCGTAAATCCCCGGGGAGATATTCTAGCAAAAACGGATATATTTACTCGAGAAACAATAGAAGCAGATATTTATGATTACCAGGGAAAATCGCTTTTTGTCCGGTATTTCCATATTTTTCCGAACATCCTAATAGGACTTTTGGTGCTTCTGCTGTTATGGTCGCTAATAAAAAAAGATTGA
- the recJ gene encoding single-stranded-DNA-specific exonuclease RecJ, translating into MQKRWKIADTLTAAEIEAQKHITEEMKCPEMIAEMLIRRGLRTQEEIGLFFQPELKSIHDPFLFRDMEKAALRVVKAINDNELITIYGDYDVDGTTSTSLLYLGLKKMNARVDYYIPHRMIDGYGLSISGVDRLKENGTSLIISVDCGINSINEVETINELGMDIIITDHHNPKEQLPRAYAIINPKLPGSKYPCLELAGVGVAYKMLMAVYIKLGVDTHEMCNKYLDLVALGTIADIVPLVGENRIFASIGLERLIKKQNIGLNALINLAGLTEKTLNASDIVFGIAPRINAAGRMGTALTAVKLMVSIDEKESRELAQQIEHQNSLRQQIDQRTYNEACQIIEEKYKNMDETLFIVISSDEWHPGVIGIVASKLVEKYYRPAVMISFKDGIGSGSGRSIADFDLFEALTHVEDCLDTFGGHKYAAGLSIMAEYLDTFENQITKYMKSRISPDLLLPPLKIDSKLELYEINENLLEWLNRFAPFGPGNMKPVFFTTLVTIVGYPYCVGKNHLKLKVMKDGCELDLIGFNLGDYLPFLKKGEKIDIAYSLEFNTWQGRTSIQGKLKDLHFEKDI; encoded by the coding sequence ATGCAGAAAAGATGGAAAATTGCTGATACATTGACAGCAGCAGAGATTGAAGCACAGAAACATATTACTGAAGAGATGAAGTGCCCTGAAATGATAGCAGAAATGCTCATCAGGCGCGGCTTAAGAACACAAGAAGAAATAGGGTTATTCTTTCAGCCGGAATTAAAATCTATTCATGACCCCTTCCTGTTCAGGGATATGGAAAAAGCAGCTCTCAGGGTTGTAAAAGCTATCAATGATAACGAATTGATTACTATATACGGAGATTATGATGTAGATGGAACCACATCAACCTCTCTTCTCTATCTGGGTCTTAAGAAAATGAATGCCAGGGTGGATTATTACATCCCTCATAGAATGATAGATGGGTATGGATTATCCATTTCTGGAGTTGATCGGTTAAAAGAAAATGGAACTTCCCTGATCATCAGCGTTGATTGCGGAATAAACTCTATTAATGAAGTGGAAACTATCAATGAATTGGGAATGGATATCATCATTACTGATCATCATAATCCCAAAGAGCAATTACCCCGGGCTTATGCAATCATCAATCCCAAGCTGCCAGGTAGTAAATATCCCTGTCTGGAACTGGCAGGTGTTGGCGTAGCCTATAAAATGCTCATGGCAGTATATATCAAGCTGGGTGTGGATACTCATGAAATGTGCAATAAGTATCTTGATCTTGTAGCACTGGGTACAATCGCAGATATCGTCCCACTGGTGGGAGAGAACAGGATATTTGCTTCCATAGGTCTTGAAAGACTTATCAAGAAACAGAATATTGGCTTAAATGCTTTGATCAATCTTGCAGGGTTAACTGAGAAAACATTAAATGCCAGTGATATTGTATTTGGCATTGCCCCCAGGATCAATGCTGCCGGCAGGATGGGTACAGCACTCACTGCTGTAAAGCTAATGGTATCTATTGATGAAAAGGAAAGCCGGGAGCTGGCACAGCAGATCGAGCACCAAAATTCTCTGCGACAGCAGATTGATCAGCGAACCTATAATGAAGCCTGCCAGATAATTGAAGAAAAATACAAAAATATGGATGAAACACTGTTCATAGTGATTTCATCTGATGAATGGCATCCAGGAGTGATCGGTATTGTTGCCTCCAAACTGGTGGAGAAGTATTACCGTCCGGCGGTGATGATCTCATTCAAAGATGGGATTGGCAGTGGATCTGGACGTAGTATTGCAGATTTTGATCTCTTTGAAGCCCTTACTCATGTTGAGGACTGTCTTGATACTTTTGGTGGACATAAGTATGCTGCAGGTTTATCTATTATGGCAGAATATCTGGATACATTTGAAAATCAGATCACTAAATACATGAAATCCAGGATTTCTCCTGACCTGCTGCTACCTCCTCTGAAGATAGATTCCAAATTGGAATTATATGAGATAAATGAGAATTTGCTGGAATGGCTTAACCGGTTTGCTCCCTTTGGACCCGGTAATATGAAACCTGTTTTCTTTACTACCCTGGTCACGATTGTGGGTTATCCCTATTGTGTGGGGAAAAACCATCTAAAATTAAAAGTAATGAAAGATGGTTGTGAATTAGACCTGATCGGATTTAACCTGGGTGATTACCTGCCCTTCCTGAAGAAAGGTGAAAAAATCGATATCGCCTATTCTCTGGAATTTAATACCTGGCAGGGAAGAACCAGTATCCAGGGAAAATTGAAAGACCTGCATTTTGAGAAAGATATTTAA
- a CDS encoding glyceraldehyde 3-phosphate dehydrogenase NAD-binding domain-containing protein, protein MENILGINGLGRIGKLTLWNHIALGHFDGFVVNVGREVGNSLEDLINTLESDSTYGHIDRFIYGVSGKKVEFKIIDRETGFITVNGKQLKILRNARNPLDIPWAEENVRLVVDCTGVFLDPTVTADDPRGSVRGHLEAGAEKVICSAPFKIKNKALNMPDDSKLFVYGVNHHDYDPGHHNVLSAASCTTTGLAHMMMPLLENEASSQIVTASMSTIHASTNTQSILDSVPKSGAKDLRKNRSIMNNIILTSTGAAKALEQILPQIKDIGFMADSVRIPTNTVSMISLNITFHEHVNDASEPVITGDYLNNIYSEAADGKQKGLLVYSERQNVSSDLIGIRAAAVIEGHDTHTRTGFMKLSSQMLNELGLDSTDNISMPVTHAKIFGWYDNEFGSYVNMLGKLTIHVDENM, encoded by the coding sequence ATGGAAAATATCTTAGGAATCAATGGGCTTGGCAGAATCGGTAAACTAACCTTATGGAACCATATCGCCCTTGGTCACTTTGACGGATTTGTTGTTAATGTTGGCAGGGAAGTGGGGAATAGCCTGGAAGATCTGATCAATACACTTGAATCTGATTCTACTTATGGGCATATTGACAGGTTCATTTACGGAGTTTCTGGCAAAAAAGTGGAATTTAAAATCATAGACCGGGAAACGGGGTTTATAACCGTAAACGGTAAACAATTGAAAATCCTACGCAATGCCCGTAATCCTCTGGATATACCCTGGGCAGAAGAGAATGTCCGGCTGGTGGTGGACTGTACGGGAGTCTTTTTAGATCCCACAGTAACAGCAGATGATCCCAGGGGCAGCGTACGGGGGCATCTGGAAGCTGGAGCAGAGAAAGTTATCTGTTCAGCACCCTTTAAGATCAAAAATAAGGCATTAAATATGCCGGATGACAGTAAATTATTTGTTTATGGTGTAAATCATCATGATTATGACCCGGGCCATCATAATGTCCTTTCTGCCGCAAGCTGCACAACTACGGGACTTGCTCACATGATGATGCCTCTTCTGGAAAATGAAGCATCATCTCAAATTGTTACTGCTTCTATGTCTACTATCCATGCTTCCACCAATACACAAAGTATCCTGGACAGCGTTCCTAAAAGCGGGGCTAAAGACCTGAGAAAAAACCGCTCAATAATGAATAATATTATCTTAACATCTACTGGGGCGGCAAAAGCTTTGGAACAGATCTTACCCCAGATCAAAGATATCGGATTTATGGCAGATTCAGTAAGGATACCCACTAATACAGTATCAATGATCAGCCTGAATATTACTTTCCATGAGCATGTGAATGATGCTTCGGAACCCGTAATAACCGGTGATTATTTGAATAATATCTATTCTGAGGCTGCTGATGGGAAACAGAAGGGACTGCTTGTGTACAGTGAGCGTCAGAATGTTTCCAGTGATTTGATCGGTATCAGAGCAGCAGCCGTTATTGAAGGGCATGATACCCACACCAGAACCGGATTTATGAAATTATCCTCTCAGATGCTTAATGAATTGGGGCTGGATTCTACTGATAATATTTCCATGCCTGTAACTCATGCTAAAATATTTGGCTGGTATGATAATGAGTTTGGCAGTTATGTGAATATGCTTGGCAAACTCACAATCCATGTAGATGAAAATATGTAG
- a CDS encoding RecX family transcriptional regulator: MILLKIKQKNNRVFVIEFDDQIRGILTSKALRNLGLDNKIELEIDQDLADKINQEIISIVWNKFLNWLAFQERSIAQSRQYLLHLPFAADIVEVLIDKASKYNYLNDERFTRLLIESLIDRKKSLAEIKSKLYEKQIPSHLINTLLYEIYDQESQNKVLENLVEQLYFRWKLPDQKKRERKVCEYLAKRGFDYHEAKNIFYRIKDDPKNYDQYSD; the protein is encoded by the coding sequence ATGATACTGCTAAAGATAAAACAGAAAAATAATAGAGTTTTTGTCATTGAATTTGATGATCAGATCCGGGGTATCCTCACTTCAAAAGCGCTCCGGAATCTGGGTCTTGATAATAAAATAGAGCTGGAGATTGATCAGGATCTTGCTGATAAAATTAATCAGGAAATAATCTCTATAGTTTGGAATAAATTTCTTAACTGGCTTGCATTTCAGGAACGCTCAATTGCCCAAAGCAGACAATATCTTCTCCATCTGCCTTTTGCTGCAGATATCGTTGAGGTCTTAATTGATAAAGCCAGCAAATATAACTATCTTAATGATGAAAGATTTACCCGATTGCTGATCGAATCGCTCATTGATAGAAAGAAAAGCCTGGCTGAAATTAAAAGTAAACTCTATGAAAAACAGATACCATCTCACTTGATTAATACATTACTTTATGAGATATATGATCAGGAATCTCAAAATAAGGTTCTGGAAAATTTAGTTGAACAGCTTTATTTTCGCTGGAAACTGCCAGACCAGAAAAAAAGAGAAAGAAAAGTTTGCGAATATCTTGCCAAACGCGGATTTGATTATCATGAAGCAAAAAATATTTTTTACAGGATAAAAGATGACCCGAAAAATTACGACCAGTACTCTGATTAA
- the recA gene encoding recombinase RecA, whose product MNSKDKNSALKTAMSQLEKQFGAGTIMKLGEKPQIDVNVIPTGALCLDAALGIGGIPRGRVSEIYGPEASGKTTLALHVVAEAQKLNGIVAFIDAEHALDPIYAKSIGVDTDNLLISQPDGGEQALEIVETLVRSNAVDLIVVDSVAALVPRAEIEGSMGDSHVGLQARLMSQALRKLTGIISKTNTAVIFINQTRMKIGVPSYMNPETTTGGVALKFYASVRLEVRKIGSIKKVGVADEIVGNMVRVKVVKNKFAPPFKKVEFPITFGLGISKIDIILDLAIKYKLVNKSGSWYSCGETKLGQGAEKVKEFFNENPEIYLDIENKIKQELGMIVADDTAKDKTEK is encoded by the coding sequence ATGAATAGCAAAGACAAAAATTCGGCTCTCAAAACCGCAATGAGCCAACTCGAAAAACAATTCGGCGCTGGTACTATTATGAAACTGGGTGAAAAACCCCAAATTGATGTAAATGTGATTCCCACTGGCGCTCTCTGTCTTGATGCTGCCCTGGGAATTGGCGGTATCCCCCGCGGGCGTGTCTCTGAAATCTATGGCCCTGAAGCTTCAGGAAAAACTACTCTTGCTCTCCACGTTGTGGCAGAAGCACAAAAATTGAATGGTATTGTGGCTTTTATAGATGCCGAACATGCGCTTGACCCCATATATGCCAAAAGTATTGGAGTTGATACTGATAATCTGCTCATTTCTCAGCCCGATGGTGGTGAACAGGCACTGGAAATTGTGGAAACCCTGGTTCGGAGTAATGCCGTTGATCTCATTGTAGTTGATTCTGTGGCTGCCCTGGTGCCAAGAGCTGAGATTGAAGGCAGTATGGGTGATTCTCACGTGGGTCTGCAAGCCAGATTAATGTCCCAGGCTCTTAGAAAACTTACCGGTATTATTAGTAAAACCAATACCGCTGTGATTTTTATTAATCAAACCAGAATGAAAATTGGCGTTCCTTCATATATGAACCCTGAAACCACAACTGGTGGAGTAGCTCTCAAATTTTATGCTTCTGTGAGACTGGAAGTCCGTAAAATAGGCTCAATCAAAAAAGTTGGCGTAGCTGACGAAATAGTAGGCAATATGGTTCGCGTCAAAGTTGTTAAAAATAAGTTTGCTCCTCCTTTCAAAAAAGTGGAATTCCCCATTACCTTTGGTTTGGGAATTTCCAAAATTGATATTATCCTTGATCTTGCCATTAAATACAAACTCGTTAATAAAAGCGGTTCATGGTACTCTTGCGGTGAAACAAAACTTGGTCAGGGTGCGGAAAAGGTTAAAGAATTTTTCAACGAAAATCCCGAGATATATCTTGATATAGAAAACAAGATCAAACAGGAATTAGGAATGATCGTGGCTGATGATACTGCTAAAGATAAAACAGAAAAATAA
- a CDS encoding RNA polymerase sigma factor, whose protein sequence is MKEKILEDLMEKEGKKVFNMILRMVRQRQEAEDLFQEVFMAFYQNIEKVQESALKSYLYRIAYNKTLNQIKARKRDLKFMMGQLNQPQIVDEKENVIEKRNKLVRESLALLKPQEALLIELQFFQGKSYKEISEIIGKSESATDSRLVRAKRKLHEILESKGINKLQDNLLAAVL, encoded by the coding sequence ATGAAAGAAAAAATATTAGAAGACCTGATGGAAAAAGAAGGCAAGAAGGTATTTAACATGATACTGAGGATGGTAAGGCAGCGTCAGGAAGCTGAGGATCTTTTTCAAGAGGTATTCATGGCATTTTATCAGAATATTGAAAAAGTGCAGGAATCGGCATTGAAATCATACCTTTACCGAATTGCCTATAATAAAACTCTAAATCAGATCAAGGCTCGCAAGCGGGATTTAAAATTTATGATGGGACAACTTAATCAACCTCAGATAGTAGATGAAAAAGAGAATGTAATCGAAAAACGAAATAAATTGGTCAGGGAAAGTCTGGCATTACTTAAGCCTCAGGAAGCACTGCTGATCGAGTTGCAGTTTTTCCAGGGCAAGAGTTATAAAGAAATATCAGAAATTATTGGAAAAAGTGAAAGTGCCACAGATTCAAGATTGGTGAGGGCTAAACGTAAGCTTCATGAGATTTTAGAGAGTAAAGGAATAAATAAATTGCAGGATAACCTTCTGGCTGCTGTCCTGTAG
- the rpmB gene encoding 50S ribosomal protein L28 produces MSRVCDICGKRALTGNNRSHALNATKRKFYPNLTKMKADFNGVIKSVKVCAACLKANKVKKVV; encoded by the coding sequence ATGTCAAGAGTATGTGATATTTGCGGAAAAAGAGCTTTGACTGGCAATAATAGAAGTCATGCTTTAAACGCTACCAAGAGAAAGTTCTACCCTAATCTTACCAAAATGAAAGCCGATTTCAATGGCGTAATTAAATCCGTCAAAGTTTGCGCGGCTTGCCTTAAAGCTAATAAGGTAAAAAAAGTAGTATAA
- a CDS encoding MerR family transcriptional regulator, whose product MPKHYYLIGEVAKMLGIKKHTLRYWEAEFPKLRPKKNNSGKRNYTLEDIETIKTIKYLLHVQNFSIEGARKKMSSHSPVPENEQIEISIPPREIKTILTSRIEKIQDIISLPPRSLQKFEKKKELKAKLGQLRALLSQKEEKQELDPASTNSSSSINSD is encoded by the coding sequence ATGCCTAAGCATTACTATCTCATAGGAGAAGTCGCCAAAATGCTTGGTATTAAAAAGCATACTCTCCGTTACTGGGAAGCTGAATTTCCTAAGCTGAGACCTAAAAAAAATAACAGCGGAAAACGGAATTATACCCTTGAAGATATAGAAACTATCAAAACTATTAAATATTTACTTCATGTGCAAAACTTCAGCATCGAAGGTGCCAGAAAAAAAATGTCATCTCATAGTCCTGTGCCTGAAAATGAACAAATAGAAATCAGCATACCTCCCAGAGAAATCAAAACCATACTCACTTCCAGAATTGAAAAAATCCAGGATATTATCAGTTTGCCTCCCAGATCCTTACAGAAATTTGAAAAAAAGAAAGAATTAAAAGCCAAACTCGGTCAGCTTAGAGCTCTCCTTTCCCAAAAAGAAGAGAAGCAGGAATTGGATCCTGCTTCTACTAATTCTTCCAGTTCGATTAATTCTGATTAA
- the thpR gene encoding RNA 2',3'-cyclic phosphodiesterase, which translates to MRAFIALELSDDLRSQFASVCQDLQQYNQKNANWVIPENLHITFQFLGDIYEFHLPEIKQIITDKFADFQPIQLSKPKLQLIPSGKPRLLWVNYQAESDELKSIHRHLVSDISDLGYKLDNKSLVFHVTLARFKAALQENFTAAAMKLQLDQISFSPDKVTLFKSILKPQGPIYQPLFSFAL; encoded by the coding sequence ATGCGCGCCTTTATAGCTTTGGAATTATCTGATGATCTAAGATCACAGTTTGCTTCCGTCTGCCAGGATTTACAACAGTATAACCAGAAGAATGCCAATTGGGTCATACCAGAAAATCTACATATCACTTTTCAGTTTCTGGGTGATATCTATGAATTTCATCTACCAGAGATCAAGCAGATAATTACGGATAAATTTGCTGATTTTCAACCTATTCAATTATCAAAACCAAAACTGCAATTGATCCCTTCCGGCAAGCCACGCCTGCTTTGGGTTAATTACCAGGCAGAATCAGATGAACTTAAAAGTATTCATAGACATCTGGTTTCTGATATTTCTGATCTGGGATATAAATTAGACAATAAATCTCTTGTTTTTCACGTTACTCTCGCAAGATTCAAAGCTGCTCTGCAAGAGAACTTTACGGCTGCTGCCATGAAGCTCCAGTTAGATCAAATCAGCTTTTCACCAGATAAAGTTACCCTGTTCAAAAGTATTCTTAAACCTCAGGGTCCTATCTACCAACCTCTATTTTCTTTTGCTTTGTAA